One window of Actinomycetes bacterium genomic DNA carries:
- a CDS encoding HAD-IB family phosphatase, whose amino-acid sequence MISDALAGRRMFVTGATGFVGTALVERILRCVPDAEVALLVRDGRRSGAQRRVNREILRNNAFDRLRHELEQAGTMSFDEMVERRVTVVRGDVGTDGLGLDDDGRAVLAASDVVIHSAATVAFDAPLDRAVEVNLLGPHRLAETIREVCGESGSALPRLVTVSTCYVAGNRRGTAPEEPVRDNPFFVDIDWRQEVSAARRTRADADAESRKPERLAEFAEQARSVLGPAGGPALSERTEQLRRDWVADSMVEAGRARAASLGWPDAYALTKALGEVALEETHGELPVSIVRPSIIESAMSEPTPGWIRGFRMAEPIILSYARGLLKEFPGVPEGVIDVIPVDLVVTAILAAAASPPDAGERPDIVQVASGSANPLQYQVLVDNIRDWFTEHPLHDEHGQPIVVPDWSFPGRGRVERQLSTATSALRQVEKVVSALPVRGKAARWGAHLEQKRAAADRALEYVQLYGAYTECEAIYGIERLLDLAAEVGGSDGLGDGMPIDPHSIDWDRYIIEVHLPSVVKHGRAATSATKRDPDRRPKRLRAQVLSADRHLAAFDLENTLIASNVVASYAWLAGRRLGTADRVRLVARLLAEAPSLLVADRQDRSDFLRSFYRRYEGAPAGQLREDAAEAMSSLLLTRSYPDAIRRVREHRALGHRTVLITGALDVVVEPLAPLFDDIVCAEATTEVRDGTEVLTGHLRHAPPTAEARARVLLDLCGDHGLDPAESVAYADSSSDLSMLEAVGFPVAVNPEPRLATIARTRGWLIEDFAKAKGHKAPLLPLAPAWRGAS is encoded by the coding sequence GTGATCTCCGACGCCCTCGCGGGGCGCCGCATGTTCGTCACCGGGGCCACAGGCTTCGTGGGCACGGCGCTGGTTGAACGAATCCTGCGGTGTGTGCCCGACGCCGAGGTGGCCCTGCTCGTGCGAGACGGCCGACGCTCCGGCGCCCAACGGCGGGTGAACCGGGAGATCCTGCGCAACAACGCCTTTGACCGACTGCGCCACGAGCTCGAGCAGGCCGGCACCATGTCATTCGACGAGATGGTCGAGCGCCGCGTCACCGTGGTGCGCGGCGATGTGGGTACCGACGGACTCGGCCTCGACGACGACGGCCGCGCGGTGCTGGCCGCATCCGATGTGGTAATCCACTCCGCGGCCACAGTTGCGTTCGATGCGCCACTCGACCGCGCGGTCGAGGTGAACCTGCTCGGCCCGCACCGGTTGGCCGAGACGATTCGCGAGGTATGCGGTGAGTCCGGTTCCGCGCTCCCCCGCCTCGTCACGGTCAGCACCTGCTACGTGGCCGGCAACCGCAGGGGCACAGCGCCCGAGGAGCCGGTTCGCGACAATCCGTTCTTCGTCGACATCGACTGGCGACAGGAGGTATCGGCGGCACGCCGCACCCGCGCCGACGCCGATGCCGAGAGCCGCAAGCCCGAGCGACTCGCGGAGTTCGCCGAACAGGCGCGTTCGGTGCTCGGGCCCGCAGGCGGCCCGGCCCTGTCGGAACGCACCGAGCAACTCCGCCGGGACTGGGTGGCCGACTCGATGGTCGAGGCGGGCCGGGCCCGTGCGGCGTCTCTTGGCTGGCCCGACGCCTATGCCCTCACCAAGGCCCTCGGCGAGGTGGCCCTCGAGGAGACACACGGCGAGCTGCCGGTGAGCATCGTGCGCCCGTCGATCATCGAGTCGGCGATGAGCGAACCAACGCCCGGCTGGATCCGCGGCTTTCGCATGGCTGAGCCGATCATCCTCTCCTATGCCCGCGGCCTGCTGAAGGAGTTCCCCGGGGTGCCGGAGGGCGTGATCGACGTGATCCCGGTCGACCTCGTGGTCACCGCCATCCTCGCTGCTGCGGCCAGCCCGCCCGATGCGGGCGAGAGGCCCGACATCGTTCAGGTCGCTTCCGGCTCCGCCAACCCGCTTCAGTACCAGGTGCTGGTCGACAACATCCGCGACTGGTTCACGGAGCATCCGCTGCACGACGAGCACGGCCAGCCGATCGTCGTGCCCGACTGGTCGTTTCCCGGTCGCGGCCGCGTGGAACGGCAGCTGAGCACCGCCACCTCGGCCCTGCGTCAGGTGGAGAAGGTGGTGTCGGCGCTACCGGTACGGGGCAAGGCGGCCCGCTGGGGTGCGCACCTCGAGCAAAAGCGTGCGGCGGCGGACCGGGCCCTCGAGTACGTACAGCTCTATGGCGCCTACACGGAGTGCGAGGCGATCTACGGCATCGAGCGCCTGCTCGACCTCGCCGCCGAAGTAGGAGGCAGCGACGGACTCGGTGACGGCATGCCGATCGACCCCCACAGCATCGACTGGGACCGCTACATCATCGAGGTGCACCTGCCTTCTGTCGTGAAGCACGGCCGGGCAGCCACCTCTGCCACCAAGCGCGACCCCGACCGCAGGCCCAAGCGCCTACGCGCACAGGTGCTGTCTGCGGACCGGCACCTCGCCGCCTTCGACCTCGAGAACACGCTGATCGCATCCAACGTGGTCGCGTCCTACGCCTGGCTGGCCGGGCGGCGACTCGGCACCGCCGACCGCGTGCGGCTGGTGGCCCGCCTGCTTGCCGAGGCCCCGTCGCTGCTGGTTGCGGACCGCCAGGACCGCTCCGACTTCCTGCGGTCCTTCTACCGGCGCTACGAAGGCGCCCCCGCCGGCCAGCTCCGTGAGGATGCTGCGGAGGCTATGAGCAGCCTGCTGCTGACGCGCTCGTATCCCGATGCGATCCGCAGGGTCCGCGAGCATCGTGCGCTCGGACACCGCACGGTGTTGATAACCGGCGCGCTCGATGTGGTGGTCGAACCGCTGGCGCCGTTGTTCGACGACATCGTCTGTGCCGAGGCCACGACCGAGGTCCGCGACGGCACCGAAGTGCTCACCGGCCACCTCCGCCATGCACCTCCGACCGCAGAGGCGCGGGCACGGGTGCTTCTCGACCTCTGCGGCGACCACGGACTCGACCCCGCCGAGTCGGTGGCCTATGCCGACTCGTCATCGGACCTCTCGATGCTGGAAGCGGTCGGATTCCCGGTGGCGGTCAATCCGGAGCCGCGGCTCGCGACCATCGCCCGTACCCGCGGCTGGCTGATCGAGGACTTCGCCAAGGCGAAGGGGCACAAGGCACCACTGCTACCGCTTGCACCGGCCTGGAGAGGGGCGTCATGA
- a CDS encoding zinc-binding dehydrogenase, with product MSRGHTALVYEDEPARFGAALAASKLRTGGGASVGPLRRDDDFDPPELPGPEWVRIQPRLSGICGSDLAAVNGQSSRWFEPIISLPFVPGHEVVADHDGTRVLIEPVLGCAARAIEPRCDPCAAGDLGNCERLANGCIEPGLQTGFCESTGGGWSTEMIAHPSQLHEVPAELDDESAVMVEPAACALHGALAAGVSPGESAAVIGAGTMGLAAIAALARWTPPSALLVAAKHGHQRELSLELAGPVPASAVEPSEIVRASRRLTGSMMLGSGAHQRVAGGVDVTIDCVGTAESLRAALAITRPRGRVVVIGMPGVTTVDLTPLWQREISVRGAYTYGTESLGGEQIRTFALAMELVASAGLGRLVSATYPLERATDALVHAATAGSRGATKIAFDTRSKK from the coding sequence ATGAGCCGCGGGCACACCGCCCTCGTCTACGAAGACGAGCCGGCGCGCTTCGGTGCCGCCCTCGCAGCATCGAAGCTGCGCACGGGAGGAGGAGCCTCGGTCGGCCCGCTGCGCCGCGATGACGACTTCGATCCGCCCGAGCTGCCCGGCCCCGAATGGGTGCGCATCCAGCCGCGCTTGTCCGGCATCTGTGGTTCGGACCTGGCTGCCGTCAACGGGCAGTCCTCGCGCTGGTTCGAGCCGATCATCTCGCTACCGTTCGTACCCGGCCATGAAGTCGTGGCCGACCACGACGGGACCCGAGTCCTGATCGAGCCGGTGCTCGGCTGTGCCGCACGCGCGATCGAGCCGCGCTGTGACCCGTGCGCAGCAGGCGATCTCGGCAACTGTGAGCGGCTGGCCAACGGATGCATCGAACCCGGGCTCCAGACCGGGTTCTGTGAGTCGACCGGCGGCGGCTGGTCAACCGAGATGATCGCCCACCCGAGCCAGCTCCACGAGGTGCCGGCAGAACTCGACGACGAGTCCGCTGTGATGGTCGAACCTGCGGCCTGCGCGCTTCACGGCGCTCTCGCAGCAGGCGTTTCGCCTGGTGAGTCGGCGGCGGTGATCGGCGCCGGCACGATGGGTCTCGCAGCCATCGCTGCGCTCGCACGGTGGACTCCCCCGTCTGCACTGCTGGTGGCCGCCAAGCACGGCCACCAGCGCGAGCTGTCGCTCGAGCTTGCGGGTCCGGTGCCCGCGTCGGCCGTCGAGCCATCCGAGATCGTGCGCGCGTCGCGCCGGCTGACGGGCTCCATGATGCTGGGAAGCGGTGCCCACCAGCGGGTGGCCGGTGGCGTGGATGTGACCATCGACTGCGTCGGCACCGCCGAGAGCCTTCGCGCTGCGCTGGCCATCACCCGTCCACGTGGACGGGTGGTCGTGATCGGCATGCCGGGCGTGACGACCGTGGACCTCACACCACTGTGGCAGCGCGAGATCTCGGTGAGGGGTGCCTACACCTATGGCACTGAATCACTCGGCGGCGAGCAGATCCGCACGTTCGCGCTGGCCATGGAGCTGGTCGCGTCGGCCGGTCTGGGTCGGCTCGTGTCCGCCACCTACCCGCTCGAGCGGGCAACCGACGCGCTCGTGCACGCCGCGACGGCAGGCAGCCGTGGCGCCACCAAGATCGCCTTCGACACCCGGAGCAAGAAGTGA
- a CDS encoding DUF2088 domain-containing protein encodes MHHGEQFRLEKLPADRSRIIYPPEPLEPIEDPDAAIREALESPIDSEPLRALLHAGMKLTIAFDDISLPLPPMRRPDIRQRVIEAVLDLAAEAGVDDVHLIAALALHRRMTEDELRHAVGDRVYDALAPRGQLYNHDAEDPDALVVLGETRHGEEVQISRRAAESDLVVYVNINLVAMDGGWKSTATGLSGYQALRHHHNPATMKKSKSFMDRHSSELHSSNWRQGEVLRNSGVKVFQIETTVNNDIYGDGPMQVLAKREWEWNLADRATFMAARAGLDRMSPPARRKVMHGWRAPYGLTSVQAGEVEAVHEVTTENVYRQQLVEVEGQTDVVLFGLPYISPYNVDSIMNPILVHCLGLGYFFNMYRGKPLVREGGVVIMSHPTAPEFNPVHHPSYIDFFEEVLVETTDPVEMEQRFEKRYADDEWYRHLYRTGNAYHGVHPFYMWYWGAHALDHVGGVIVVGGDPGTVRRLGYRPATTMADALEMASDVVGPRPSITYFKNPPLMMADVK; translated from the coding sequence ATGCACCACGGGGAGCAGTTCCGCCTCGAGAAGCTCCCGGCGGACCGATCCCGGATCATCTATCCACCGGAGCCGCTGGAGCCGATCGAGGATCCGGACGCGGCCATCCGCGAGGCACTCGAGTCTCCGATCGACAGCGAGCCACTGCGGGCCCTGCTGCACGCGGGCATGAAGCTGACGATCGCCTTCGACGACATCTCGCTGCCGCTACCACCGATGCGCCGCCCCGACATACGCCAGCGTGTGATCGAAGCGGTGCTCGATCTGGCCGCCGAGGCCGGAGTCGATGACGTCCACCTGATTGCCGCGCTGGCCCTGCACCGGCGCATGACCGAGGACGAACTGCGCCACGCCGTCGGAGACCGTGTGTATGACGCGCTCGCGCCGCGGGGCCAGCTCTACAACCACGACGCAGAAGACCCCGACGCTCTCGTGGTGCTCGGCGAGACCCGACACGGCGAAGAGGTCCAGATCTCCAGGCGTGCCGCCGAGTCCGACCTCGTCGTATACGTCAACATCAACCTCGTGGCCATGGACGGCGGGTGGAAGTCCACCGCCACCGGGCTCTCCGGCTACCAGGCGCTCCGCCACCACCACAACCCGGCGACGATGAAGAAGTCGAAGTCGTTCATGGACCGGCACAGCTCCGAGCTGCACAGCTCCAACTGGCGCCAGGGGGAGGTGCTGCGCAACAGCGGAGTGAAGGTCTTCCAGATCGAGACCACCGTCAACAACGACATCTACGGCGACGGGCCCATGCAGGTACTCGCCAAGCGCGAGTGGGAATGGAACCTGGCCGATCGTGCGACGTTCATGGCCGCACGCGCCGGCCTCGACCGCATGTCACCACCGGCGCGGCGCAAGGTGATGCACGGCTGGCGGGCACCGTATGGGCTGACCTCGGTCCAGGCCGGCGAGGTCGAGGCCGTGCACGAGGTGACCACCGAGAACGTCTACCGTCAGCAGCTGGTGGAGGTCGAGGGCCAGACCGACGTGGTGTTGTTCGGCCTGCCGTACATCTCGCCCTACAACGTCGACTCGATCATGAATCCGATCCTCGTGCACTGCCTGGGCCTCGGGTACTTCTTCAATATGTACCGGGGCAAGCCGCTGGTGCGAGAGGGCGGCGTGGTGATCATGAGCCACCCGACTGCCCCGGAGTTCAACCCGGTGCACCACCCCAGCTACATCGACTTCTTCGAGGAGGTGCTCGTCGAGACCACGGACCCGGTGGAGATGGAGCAGCGGTTCGAGAAGCGCTATGCGGACGACGAGTGGTACCGGCACCTGTACCGCACCGGCAACGCCTACCACGGCGTGCATCCGTTCTACATGTGGTACTGGGGAGCCCACGCCCTCGATCACGTGGGCGGTGTGATCGTGGTCGGCGGCGACCCTGGGACCGTGCGCCGTCTCGGCTACCGGCCCGCCACCACGATGGCCGACGCGCTCGAGATGGCCTCGGACGTTGTCGGCCCCCGACCCAGCATCACCTACTTCAAGAACCCCCCGCTCATGATGGCCGACGTCAAGTGA
- a CDS encoding 1-acyl-sn-glycerol-3-phosphate acyltransferase has translation MKPSDLNPLRRVRSAGFPVTRAPTPATVEPLEGPELGDRYDTDWARKPVARVTRLAAQETVGRAVTTALCMPRVRNRDHLDELDGPLVFVANHHSHLDTGLVIQSIPRPWRHEVVVAAAADYFFDSVPKAAAAAWFWGAIPMERQRVSRRSALAAAELIDDGWSLLIFPEGGRSPDGWGQEHKGGAAYLSVRCGVPVVPVHIDGTDRVLPKDRSMPRPERVTVTFGRPLSHGDDDARRFAARIETSLEMLADEARTDWYSARLRHHARSSPSLRGPELDSWRRDWALDQRPGHTRDSEKRSLRDRAAGSRPW, from the coding sequence GTGAAGCCGAGCGACCTCAACCCCCTGCGACGCGTTCGGTCCGCCGGATTCCCGGTTACCCGCGCCCCCACCCCGGCCACCGTCGAGCCGCTCGAGGGACCCGAACTCGGTGACCGCTACGACACCGACTGGGCCCGCAAGCCCGTGGCCCGGGTGACACGCCTGGCCGCCCAGGAGACCGTCGGCAGGGCCGTGACCACGGCACTGTGCATGCCGCGGGTGCGCAACCGCGACCACCTCGACGAGCTCGACGGGCCACTTGTGTTCGTCGCGAACCACCACAGCCACCTCGACACGGGCCTGGTCATCCAGTCGATCCCCAGGCCCTGGCGCCACGAGGTCGTCGTTGCGGCCGCGGCCGACTACTTCTTCGACTCGGTGCCCAAAGCAGCGGCCGCCGCCTGGTTCTGGGGCGCGATTCCCATGGAACGCCAACGGGTGTCGCGTCGCTCGGCGCTGGCGGCTGCCGAGTTGATCGACGACGGCTGGTCGCTGCTGATCTTCCCCGAGGGCGGGCGCAGCCCCGACGGCTGGGGCCAGGAGCACAAGGGCGGCGCCGCCTACCTCTCGGTCCGCTGCGGAGTGCCAGTGGTGCCGGTGCACATCGACGGCACCGACCGGGTGCTCCCCAAGGACCGCTCCATGCCGCGCCCCGAGCGCGTGACGGTCACGTTCGGTCGACCGTTGAGCCACGGCGACGACGACGCCCGTCGCTTCGCCGCACGCATCGAAACTTCCCTGGAGATGCTCGCCGACGAGGCACGTACCGACTGGTACTCAGCCCGGCTGCGCCACCATGCACGCAGTTCACCCTCGCTGCGCGGACCCGAGCTCGACTCCTGGCGGCGTGACTGGGCGCTCGACCAGCGCCCGGGGCACACTAGAGACAGCGAGAAGCGATCCTTGCGTGACAGAGCAGCTGGTAGTCGTCCGTGGTGA